GAAAAGGGCGGCGCAGTACTTGGATGGTCTACAGAGCGCACATGCAGGAGTAAGTGtagttcatctttaaaaacGGCAGAGGTTGCAAACGAGTGTTTGACtcaatgacaaaataatgacCTATTTGAGATGAACTTGTAGTGTACTGTGAACTTACTACACTGACTCAGAGGCTAATGTTAGCGGAGCAGCAAACTCCAGCAGTATCAAACTAGACCGGCCGAACAACACACACGGAAGCGTTTAACTcaaaccaactctgaggtgaagaaaataactggGCTCAGAAATGTTTGCCagttatgtgttgtgttgtatttcaGTGGAATAAGGTGAATGGTTTGGCACACAGTACACTGGAGCAAGAGAATAGATTCTGAATCAGCACCCAGGTATCATGATAGTATCAAATTTGGAGGTAAGCATATTGTTTCCGGCCTGTTACTCTACATCTTTTTACTCTATCTGGGTATAAAATTTCAAATCTGGCTGTCAAATCATGACTGTTTTTTGATTAAAGCACACAAACTGTACGAGACACATGCTGGTTGGTTACCTGTGAGGGATGGACAGACCGCCATCTACAGCCCCCTTCAGGGCACCAAACACCTTGTTGCCTGTAGTGGTTCTGGCCAGCCCAGCATCCAGGTAGCAGGTGAAAGCTCCTGGCTGACCGTCAATGCTCTCCACGTTGAACTCGTCACCGGTCACCTCGACCTGGCCGTCGTACACCTTATCCAGGCCAAACTTGTTGAGGAGCTAAAAGGACAGAACATAACATTTACTTAGACTGACAAGATTCTTCAGTCACCACCTCTTTTACACAAAATTTACTTTGACAGCCAATAAGATAATAATTTGCACTAGGGTCAATATTTCATTAATAACAGTTTTGGTACACCCTAGTGCCAAAATtcacctttacacacacacacacgtcaataatttgcatatttcttccaaatgtattttctttcacCAAAACCAACTTACATTTATAATGACTCATATTAAAAACCAAATGAAGCTGTCATGCATTGAACATTTACTACCTGGCTGTACAACACTGAAAACTGGGGGTTCAAAAGGGACCAGTATACTTACTCTACGGGCCACCAGCAGCCCAGTGCAGTAGGCTGCTGCGTAGTTTGTCAGACCCACAGAGATTCCGTATTTTGGCAGCTCGTGTGAGTAGGCCGCGCAAACGATCATGTCACCCTCAATCTTGGCATAGGCGATCTGTAAATAATGATGGATAATGATAAATTAACAGTCGTGACCCTGTTTACATGTACAAATTAGACAATGCAAAGATCAGATGCATATAAGAGACTTTGTTAATCCCACATGTGGAAATTACCTTGCCACAGCAGCTCAATAAAAATGGCTTatatacagaaaaacacacattgcaCTCATCCATAACAATTGCTCTAAGGAATGAATGAAACGTCACTCAAAAAGTTCAGATCTTGCAGTTTCTAAATGAGCGAGTAATGTCTCTCTGGAGAAAAACTGGGTGTTCTCCGTGCATGCTCACCTGGCAGACGATGTCCCTGTTAGAGAAACGGACAATCATCCTGTACTTAGGTGTGTTGTACTTGTTCTTATCTTGGACGACCAGGCGCTTGCGAGCAAAGAAGTCAGTCTTTCCCTCTGGAAGGAACGCAAACCTCAAATGAGTCACAAAATAACTGTATACCCTAACAACTTAACATGAATAAGACACTGTCACTGTCAActtacctctcctcctcctgaatTTGACTTGGTACCTCTTGAAGTAGGCCTTACTCTTTACCACTTTAACAAAACCCTGTGGAAAGGATATGAAAGCACTCAGCATTAGCAATCAACATCCAAATGGAACAAGAGCATCCTAACGCTACTTTCCTGCGTAGTTGTGTTAAATGAGCGCTAGTTAGCTGGACTGTCAGTGTAACCGGCTACACcaggctaacattagcttgcTGAACTATTAGAAAATGAACGAGGAGTTAACAACCAACACACTGGCTAATAGTAAGctttaataaaaaggaaattcaGGGGTTGTGAACGTTACAACCTAGTGGTCACAAAGTGGTGAACATATCACAGTGAGGTAGTTAACAGGTGACAGGAAGCAGTGAGTTTGTTGAGGTAGCCATTAGGCCACGTTTAAGCAACCCCTGGGTTAGCACTAGCGGGACAGAATCTATGTTCATCTCAACATCAGCGACATGCTTTCACACATCTGACACCACAGAGCACACGCTGGGTGTGTTAGATGTGAATGTAGACACATATTGGGACGGATTACAAACCATTTTGCAGTCTTTTCGTCTCCTTATGAAGGAGCCCGGAGCCAAAGACCGGCGGTTGACTCCGCTGCACTGGAAAAAGGAAGATTCACGTGCGCATGCTCAGTAAATAGCGTGTGACAGGATGAGCCGCACAGAGGCCATGCTGCATAGGATTCATCACTCTGCCCCCTACAGAGCTGGGGCGGACACTCACCCATATTCAAGCCATTCTCAATATCATAATTATGGGTAAATATCACATTCATTCTGTGGCGATATTTGATTTCAgaacccctaaaaataaataaaatattatgttttttttttttttctaaaaatcattttatacaactttatttattttgccaGCCTGTCTGTCAGAGATGGGACAAACTTATGCTagaggttcaaatggttttattaacagctttaatgtactttggatagttctgtcattaatattgtctttccctcagggttcattaactatcttaggATCCTCTCtatagaaatctgtgattgtttattctgaaccattatcatcatacattatagtagaccactctactatgtattaatatttattgtaattgacgttatccagtgaaatgagtagtttagcagggggtttgaacacttgcagggcattgtatgtcaaattctaattaggagctgagcccccctaaaggtctgatacTAGAATCAGCCCTGCATTCATTCATGTAAATCAGAACCCCTCACTAACTTGTGTGTATAAATTAGTTTTATCTTAACAAATATGAGCTGATACACACTAGCCAGTACAAAATATTTGTCGAGCTATGTCTCAGTTTCTAGTGTTTTGaccaaaattgtgtttttatttatttatttattccataTTTTGCCACCACTTGGGTCATCTGTGGGATTAATTGATAAGATCTCTATATATTATTATGGTacaatgtgtatgtttatgttcagATAACTCATTCACTGTGCAATAACCCTGTACCACTATAATGCCCACTCTACCTGTTTTAGCCCAAATTCAAATGTGCAATAAAATTTACTCATTACTGTGTATCAGAACAGGCCGTATATACTATACATAACCAGCAACTACATtttgttattaatgttttttttgtgtttattttaaaccattaactatttaatatgtatttctTCACTTCTTGCACTCTTTACTTCTTTGCACAATTTGTGTCTTGTTTATAATTCACAGACACGGTTTCACCTGTATATAGTCAATACTATATTGATACTATTTCTGAAGACTGTTGTATATTGAGAGCCACTAAACTGGAATCATATTCCTTATATGGTGACATACTTGGTCAGTAAAGATGAGCTGTGATTTAGTTTGGCTGATTGTGACTCAATATATTGACTCATggaatttaaagacattttgtataaagtatatttatttttatttttatttatatgtgcaCTGCATTTACTTTATAGGTATAGGCTACTGTTGTTGTAGCCTTGCTTTTGTGTCaatctgtgtctgtttcttgAGGAAGGTGTTCCCAAAGGTCTAAATAAAGTTGGGGGGGAAACATTTTTCAAGCCATTCTAATTGCTGTATtatgctgttgttttgttttttggttctCTCAACTCCTTTGGCCTAATTTCATCCAAACAATAAGACATTTTAGCTCATTTAGAACAAGTTAGAAATAATACGATTAGAAAGAATTTCAACTGTTCAAGATTATTCTAACCTGTCTTCAAGGAGTTCAATTTATTTGAACTCTGGAAGCTCATTTCTCATCTCAGAGGAACAAGGCTATTCTTATATTTCTCAGAGAGTGACAGAGTTCATCTCTGGGGCACCAGCCATGGGAACCACCTGTCCTGCCTATTTCAGACatgaaagaaaagggaaagcacaggtggaaATAATGCTGCCTTCAAATGGAGCTTGTGAGGATATATTTTAAGGTTGTATGTAGGTTAAGTACACTGTATGATTGGCACTGGTTCAAGTCATCAGAACACTGTTGCTAATGGTTAATGATTTGGTATTTTCTGCATTTCGCACAGGTATCCTTGTTAGGACATTGCAGGACTTCCATTAACTGTGGACCGCCTAAACCCAAACCAATTCAGAAAGTTAATGCAACAACAGTAACAGAAACAAGTTAACTGGTGAAAGTACAAATCAGTTGAATGTTTACCAAGATAAGCAAAACTACAAGGGAGGataacagagaaaaatagaaGTGGGTTCCATGAGtttcaacagtttttaaaaagggtaTGTCATGTTAATTCAGCTCAATCTCCATTTCCAcattaataaaatgatgaataccACATCAGCGGTTCTATCAAGTGGACTCTTCTCAATAAACAAAGTGAACACGACCCCACAACATTGATGATGGCTCTCCTTCAGCCATCAGTGACTCATATGAATACTAAAAGGGCCCTGGAGCCTTTGTACACCTCAATGGAAAGCAGCATTATTAATTACACCAGtgcttttttcttctaaaaGTGGTCTTAATAATCCTTGTGCTGCAGCCCACACAGCTGAAgtatcagttgattaaatgacaCCTCATCTCTCTTTAGTCGGCTTCACTCAAGCTCATTACAGCGTTTTTCACAACAGATGTTGTAACAACaaatttctttcctcccttcttcttttactttctttcaaaAAAACTGATAACAATCATTCTCTTCGTGGTCTGTCTGCTGATCCTTCCTTTGCAGCTTTGAAATGATTACTTTCCTTTCCAGAAATCACACCTCACTTTCTTCAGAAAATGCACTCTCACCAAGTATGGTGGCCAAGATCTCTTACATGCCTAATTGaattgaaaaggaaaaaacaaatcagttaGGAATATCTTAGTTTATAAGGCCATGATTAGCAAATTAGGTACATTTTAAGGGGTGGGTGTTCCTTCTAgtatatgaaaacatttttattatttgttgtatATCCAGTCTTTGTGATTTTCATACCTTAAGgattgtgttaaaaaaacaggCGTTCTGTGTCAATCATGCAGTGTACTTAACCTATTAATGGTATCTGGCCCTGGCATGCAGAGAGTTTCGTTGTTGATGGTATTTAAAGATACCACAATACAAAGGTGAATGGAATTTCACAGCACTGAAAATCTCTACAATGATGTCACCTATTCTCTTACCTTCTTAAGGATTATGAGGGTAAGCATTATAtacatttcagacttaggaccagttGATTGGAGACAAAAGCTTTGTCACCAATTGAGAAAAAGGCTGATTTTTGGGTAAGGTTGGGTTAGATTATTGTGAGGGGTAAGCAAGTAGCAGTgatggttagggtaagggtaagtctccagaaaatgaatgtaaatctatGTAATGTGCCCTAAAGTGActgtggcctgtgtgtgtgtgtaaagtgacTCTGCTACAGTTAAAATccctgcatttaaaatcctacttaagtaaaagtatagCTTTGTCTATTTGCtcataatgtgaaaaaaagttAAGTCTACTTAAAAGTTcttgaaagtaaaataaaatcagttgcTGTGACAGATATCAGTAAAGTcctcacacatttatttacttactttttacatttttcactaaagtttgtttttttgtgaaatattggaaaGTTGGAAAGTTTGACctcaaataattatttattaagtgGAAATTTGTAACAACTCAAACATGTATAACCACAACTACACACAGGGGATAAACGTCGTAAGGTATGAGTACTACTGGTTTAACATCTTTTTGCATTTATAAGCTCGTTATATGTTATTTCATGTTGCATTCGTAAAATAAATAGTATACAATACGATACTTCCCCCTGAATTATATCAAGTAGCATAAAGCGTAACTACTCAAGTACTATTACAcaaaaactgtacttaaatcCAGTACTCCAGTACAGTACCACATAATGATTTTGGCTGCTACCAGCTCAGCACACAGCCACCACAAATCATCACAGTGGAATTATTCCTAAAGAGCTGCACTTTCTAGTAATATTTTTTGCTGGATTTCATTTGATCTAATTTTATTCTTTCAGGGCCTGATTGACTCAGACTCCTTCTTTCAAAAATGTCCTCATTACTGAGAATTACTGTTTGACTATGTGTCAGTAGCTATCTAATTATTTGTGTCTGACAGACTGAGATGTGATTGTTATGACGGTGTATCAGATTCAGAGGCCTATGGTCGCCACGGTGTTGCAGAGTTGAGCCTACAACGTCAGTTGCCTTTTTTCAGCTACTTCTATGTGCAGAGGAGTGTCTAACAATCAACAAAAGATATGCGTCATTGCTGCAATGCAAAACCTGAAAAGTTGGTTTTATGACTGTTTGGTATGTGAATCAAGGCAGTCGTCTTTGTACTTTTACACTGATGTGGTTAGATCATTATGAGTTTCTATTGACTGCTCTCACTCAGTGACGCTGTCAAGAGTAGTGAAGCCGTCTCGAGTTAGTTTCTTGTCAGCTTTAACCTGATGTATTGTATATGTACTAAGGTTTATAGGTTCATTTTGTGAGGACTAACTACATTAAGTAAGAAGAGAGGTTTCAtaagttatttttctgtttctacaaTGACAACGACATGCCTTAACTGAAGTGCTGCTGGTACTTGTGGGACGTACATGTTTAAACCTCCAGTCTACTCCGACAGAAGTATTCCTTCTCTCAGCGATGAACTTCAGGTAAGACATTTCGAGGATCAGATGCTGATTAGATAAGCagtacacacagagagatgcAGGAAGCTTGAGACTTTTCTTTGACTTTAGTACTCATAAAGTGCTGggctgaaacacaaacatggtACATTTGAAAGACTGGAATATTTCTTGACAAAGTAAATCTTAATGTGAGGTTGTATCTAATATA
The Scomber scombrus chromosome 8, fScoSco1.1, whole genome shotgun sequence DNA segment above includes these coding regions:
- the LOC133984323 gene encoding large ribosomal subunit protein uL18, which gives rise to MGFVKVVKSKAYFKRYQVKFRRRREGKTDFFARKRLVVQDKNKYNTPKYRMIVRFSNRDIVCQIAYAKIEGDMIVCAAYSHELPKYGISVGLTNYAAAYCTGLLVARRLLNKFGLDKVYDGQVEVTGDEFNVESIDGQPGAFTCYLDAGLARTTTGNKVFGALKGAVDGGLSIPHSTKRFPGYDTESKEFNAEVHRKHIMGINVSEYMSYLMEEDEDAYKKQFSRFIKNGVTPDMIEAMYKKAHATIRENPVHEKKPPKEVKKKRWNRAKLSLAQRKDRVAQKKASFLRAQEKEDED